Proteins from a genomic interval of Capsicum annuum cultivar UCD-10X-F1 chromosome 4, UCD10Xv1.1, whole genome shotgun sequence:
- the LOC107867455 gene encoding uncharacterized protein LOC107867455: MLRRIGLIVGPWTHKKVVDPLLQILRRGLEPKQLAFSVALGVTLGLFPIVGVAVFLCGFAIAALGSMCHAPTVLLANFIVTPIELSLVIPFLRLGESVSGGPHFALTSDALTKVLTGKASWEVILSIYHALLGWLVATPFILAGLYVLLLPCFTILVRKFSSGGGVPSSPRRVVPSSPKRAVPTSPKMIVQPLTEVRVKVRDV, translated from the exons ATGTTGAGGCGGATTGGATTAATAGTGGGTCCTTGGACTCACAAGAAGGTGGTCGATCCTCTTCTCCAAATCCTCCGCAG GGGTTTAGAACCAAAGCAATTGGCATTCTCTGTGGCTCTTGGTGTTACATTGGGTCTCTTTCCCATCGTAG GGGTTGCTGTATTTCTATGTGGGTTTGCTATTGCAGCTCTTGGATCCATGTGTCATGCACCAACTGTGCTGTTGGCTAACTTCATTGTTACTCCCATTGAGTTGAG TTTGGTGATTCCATTCCTACGTTTAGGTGAATCTGTGAGTGGTGGACCTCATTTTGCTTTGACCTCAGATGCATTAACAAAGGTCTTGACTGGTAAGGCTTCGTGGGAAGTCATCCTAAGCATTTACCATGCG TTGTTGGGTTGGCTTGTTGCTACACCATTCATCCTGGCAGGGCTTTATGTACTGTTGCTGCCATGTTTTACAATCTTGGTTCGTAAATTCAGTAGTGGTGGAGGTGTTCCTTCAAGCCCGAGGAGAGTTGTTCCTTCAAGCCCGAAGAGAGCTGTTCCTACGAGCCCAAAAATGATTGTTCAACCCCTTACAGAAGTCAGGGTTAAAGTAAGGGATGTTTAA
- the LOC107867454 gene encoding VQ motif-containing protein 9, producing the protein MDKSCNSSGEGDSTATATSASSSSSGNRDMYLKHLNKISHKISKPVRRPAVFDNQNFQQGQTQQQVQPPLLPPVAGSQNLQAAQPQQQPPVYNINKSDFRDVVQKLTGSPAHERISTPPPIQQPKAASSRLQRIRPPPLSQINNRPPPFVNVTNNAVAGGGGFVCGQRPVQPQPLSPLPPFPAVHAAAESPISAYMRFLQNSIGSATTESDTKRSSTGLSPLAPRWNNFSVPQQPLLFPPPQPFPLPHQQNIPPPPTASSSVLPPFPAFPQSPLPFGCLPSPKSPYGLLSPGLLLSPSGQLGFQQLPLSPTVPVPSPKWKGI; encoded by the coding sequence ATGGATAAAAGCTGTAATTCTTCTGGTGAGGGTGAttctactgctactgctacttcTGCTAGTAGCAGCAGCAGTGGTAATAGAGATATGTATTTGAAGCATCTCAATAAAATCTCTCATAAGATCTCGAAACCTGTTAGAAGACCTGCTGTTTTTGATAACCAGAATTTTCAGCAGGGGCAGACACAGCAGCAAGTTCAACCGCCTTTGCTTCCGCCGGTTGCGGGGTCGCAGAATTTGCAGGCGGCTCAGCCGCAGCAACAGCCACCGGTTTATAATATTAACAAGAGTGATTTTAGGGATGTTGTTCAGAAGCTTACGGGTTCACCTGCTCATGAACGGATTTCGACTCCTCCGCCTATACAACAACCGAAGGCGGCGAGTTCAAGGTTGCAAAGGATCCGTCCTCCGCCTCTTTCGCAGATTAATAACCGTCCACCTCCGTTTGTGAATGTTACTAATAACGCTGTTGCTGGTGGAGGAGGTTTTGTTTGTGGTCAACGGCCTGTTCAACCGCAGCCGTTATCACCTCTTCCACCTTTTCCAGCGGTGCATGCGGCGGCGGAATCGCCGATCTCAGCTTACATGAGGTTTCTACAAAACTCAATCGGCTCTGCTACAACTGAGTCCGATACTAAGCGATCCTCTACTGGACTGTCACCACTAGCTCCGCGGTGGAACAACTTCAGTGTGCCGCAGCAGCCGCTACTATTTCCGCCTCCTCAGCCATTTCCTCTGCCGCATCAACAGAACATTCCTCCACCACCGACAGCGTCTTCTTCTGTTCTACCACCGTTTCCGGCTTTTCCCCAATCCCCGCTGCCGTTTGGATGTTTGCCGTCGCCAAAATCACCTTACGGCTTGCTCTCTCCCGGTTTGCTGCTTTCGCCGTCCGGTCAATTAGGGTTTCAGCAGCTCCCTCTGTCGCCGACAGTTCCAGTGCCAAGCCCGAAGTGGAAGGGCATTTGA